A single region of the Drosophila virilis strain 15010-1051.87 unplaced genomic scaffold, Dvir_AGI_RSII-ME tig00000322, whole genome shotgun sequence genome encodes:
- the LOC116651798 gene encoding uncharacterized protein isoform X1 — protein sequence MRKQSKSMLNGGYTSNTAKTIISNGYVKEKVSNSVDSLNRENSQALAQRQQINGQYYNQRNVTCVDSVAQPASPDLGDNVPHASWRCHKHRANLSRLKLPFAQKPKKQQLQPLQPHRQEQTHNNRSQQQQQRQKGPLPGAANQWYALSNRVHKHGTTIEMLYTGLTVPQPREQLDVRAIPGVTHVTMELPAGVLPNIRNSTPDMPSLINAMDFFRCPERHPPAPGMGPSTTIQVIPKDNNNNVNPTNIDSIEVMPLSCARAAPLKRSSLNVAFQSYSLMQLEVDEGQSQEPGRLVMDAEISPTYMLTTHQQLRLQAAIMQENVPLADALLPIVEDLYEEHEQLDRAGLQLLPAPTPLPYGTMRFHYGQPSSMASAKPVALPKARPARLPDPVSQQCQDAGQRRAIPENGTVDYETINGTIMALDPYGNYQPMLFSDWCKTKSNNSK from the exons AtgcgtaaacaaagcaaaagtaTGCTAAATGGCGGATACACAAGCAACACCGCCAAGACCATTATTTCCAATGGTTATGTCAAAGAAAAAGTTAGCAACAGTGTTGATAGTCTTAATAGAGAAAACAGTCAAGCTCTTGCTCAAAGGCAACAAATCAATGGGCAGTACTATAATCAACGGAACGTAACTTGCGTCGACAGTGTTGCACAACCTGCGTCGCCCGATTTGGGCGACAACGTGCCACATGCGTCATGGCGCTGCCACAAGCATCGAGCAAACCTTTCAAGACTGAAGCTGCCCTTCGCTCAAAAGCCAAAgaaacagcaactgcagccgctgcagccaCATCGACAGGAACAGACTCATAACAATCGAagtcagcaacagcagcagcgccag AAGGGGCCACTGCCGGGCGCTGCAAATCAGTGGTATGCGCTCAGCAATCGTGTCCATAAGCACGGCACCACCATCGAGATGTTGTACACTGGTCTAACCGTGCCGCAGCCAAGGGAGCAGCTCGATGTGCGTGCCATACCGGGAGTCACACACGTGACCATGGAGCTGCCGGCAGGGGTGTTGCCCAACATCAGAAATAGTACTCCAGACATGCCGTCCCTGATAAACGCCATGGATTTCTTTAGGTGCCCCGAGCGTCATCCACCCGCTCCAGGCATGGGGCCCAGCACGACCATTCAGGTCATACccaaggacaacaacaacaacgttaaCCCAACCAACATAGACAGCATTGAGGTGATGCCGTTGAGCTGTGCTCGGGCTGCACCCTTGAAGCGCAGCTCATTGAATGTGGCCTTTCAGAGCTACAGCCTGATGCAGCTAGAAGTCGATGAGGGCCAGTCCCAGGAGCCGGGCAGATTGGTCATGGATGCGGAAATATCGCCAACGTATATGCTAACCACACATCAGCAGCTGCGCCTGCAGGCGGCCATCATGCAGGAAAATGTGCCGCTGGCCGATGCTCTGCTGCCCATCGTGGAGGATTTGTATGAGGAGCACGAGCAGCTGGATCGTGCTGGGCTCCAATTGTTGCCAGCTCCAACACCACTGCCATATGGCACCATGCGGTTTCACTACGGCCAGCCGTCAAGTATGGCCAGCGCAAAGCCTGTCGCCTTGCCGAAAGCAAGGCCGGCTCGGCTGCCAGATCCTGTGAGCCAACAGTGCCAGGATGCGGGCCAAAGACGAGCCATACCGGAAAATGGGACCGTCGATTATGAGACCATTAATGGTACTATCATGGCACTAGATCCATATGGAAACTATCAACCAATGCTGTTTTCGGATTGGTGTAAGacaaagagcaacaacagcaaatag
- the LOC6631372 gene encoding uncharacterized protein isoform X1: protein MCLDKQTMSSMADFVLQFLRRTKSGFMELFGQRRLTGTEQQSEDFVPELLDMRQLELREQAQEMEMDLYTISSSDDDEVEYYIYNQDENINTTREIDLTAKKFVRPPVGYHCK, encoded by the exons ATGTGCCTGG ATAAACAGACCATGTCCTCGATGGCTGATTTTGTGCTGCAGTTTTTGCGCCGCACAAAGAGTGGCTTCATGGAGCTGTTCGGACAACGTCGTCTGACGGGCACGGAGCAGCAGTCCGAAGACTTTGTGCCCGAGCTGTTGGATATGCGTCAGCTGGAATTGCGTGAACAAGCAcaggaaatggaaatggatcTATATACCATCTCGTCCAGTGATGATGACGAGGTGGAATACTATATCTATAACCAAGACGAAAACATCAACACCACTCGCGAAATAGATCTTACTGCCAAAAAGTTCGTACGCCCGCCCGTTGGCTACCATTGCAAATAG
- the LOC116651796 gene encoding uncharacterized protein, with protein MFDEGASANGNDEATSASQVAVGTQAAVFKIKIKNLTDRLNRLSSELDPARLRDVDDYELQDYISMASDLQAKFEIVCDGLLEVDHASVDEDLQTSFESTIRQLRLSLQRERGNRSKVQQIPHCSTFNSAAADDSRSTFVVPNHSRLPQLKLPEFSGGYTEWADFSNLFTTVIDKDPYLTNIEKLQHLRSCLKGTALDTIRSLEISNANYAAALELLDKRFNNKRLIFQAHISEILGLRKVDKGATAQLREFSDKLNSHLRALKSMGSVEQIAGCVIVHTLLQKLDSVTQASWEDDAPLDVIPSCERFTTFIERRCQRLENADHATAMYTPSSQVGQNNSSRRTFVVTRNGTSACVFCEVAGHSIYKCLQFANLSPLLRLHEAKRLALCLNCLQRGHQLRVCGSSACRVCGSKHHSLLHLGNTSSHIAASSPNNAQDTETYSSSQNTLAALLSSPLTTAQHLKHDVVLLATAVINVKNRAGSLVPCRALLDSGSQLHIITSRLAHQLQLRKFKSTVIVSGIGDAAFASDGFSVNINVKSRVSEYSTCIPALIAPSITDNQPGFTLDPASWNIPSNIQLADPEFFKSQQIDMLIGASLFFDLLCVGQIKLAAGLPILQKTRLGWVATGGASHAGKSSFMAMRSMENPDLLVDSHLQPNTQIDELIRRFWELECCTDPESLPNKEERDCEAHFQANFKRLSTGDYSVRLPLRLGMYPLGDSYQQAVRRFLNLERKLDRNPLLKPQYAAFIKEYLDLGHMSLVTSAALGQCKYYLPHHCVLKEDSTTTKLRVVFDGSAVTTSGHSLNDALMAGPTIQPKLFSILMRFRTFAVALTGDICKMYRCVRVEPADSYFQCILWRESQHQKIQIYKLDTVTYGTKPASFLSVRAMHQLAMDEQKTFPIGSDIVKRDFYVDDLISGGSCVQEAIEILKQTSGLLAKGNFRLRKWCSSDTSVLQNIPEEDRETLLKFDDGSDITKTLGLVWDPASDCFLFSFSPLRLPSRLTKRSILSAIARFYDPLGLVGPVITKSKIFMQDLWRERLDWDESLPVHLSTAWVNFCADFEYTQQFQYPRRALSSDSTVEIHGFCDASLSAYGACVYTVSKCNGNTSVRLLCSKSRVAPVKTITVPKLELCGAALLAQLLSEICQMKVFDCRYYCWSDSAVTLAWIRNDASKFNVFVANRVAAIQELTTGMEWHHIPTELNPADIISRGALPSELFRSPLWAHGPSFLSKGKEEWPASCVPVESLPELRHKVLLGTAAQPDLSIGCKFINSFSKLQRVFAYVYKFVNRIRGAELTVDHLHHGTHWLLRSVQMATLSDDYKALKEGRHVKPSSSMASLAPFLDDFGLLRIGGRLKNSSLDFSARHPIILPRQHPVTRAIIVYFHKRNLHAGPRALLSSIRLQYWPIGGRKTVSSIVAKCIICFRAKPRLAEHIMADLPADRLNTSYPFMVTGVDYCGPFYYKNEVRNRPPVKCYISLFICFATKAVHLELVKDLSTTSFLNALKRFILTRSRPSRIWSDNATNFVGAKNELADLNRLFLRDEHVKAVNEFCLTESIEWLFIPPRSPHFGGLWEAAVKTAKHHFYRSVCSSILDFDSLQHPGDLDVLTPAHFLGTAPSSSYIEPDLRQLNFNRLNYFQRVTYLQQVFWARWREEYLTLLQQRSKWRTPQPGLSINDVVLVKDENLPPLKWPLARVQELISGSDGVSRVAVLQTATGVIRRAVRKLCLLPKQDDVESPCLPTGGECLVK; from the exons atgtttgatgaaggtgcaagtgcaaatggaaatgatgaGGCGACATCAGCTAGTCAAGTGGCGGTTGGAACCCAGGCtgctgtttttaaaataaagatcaaGAATTTAACTGATCGACTCAATAGATTGTCCTCGGAACTTGATCCCGCTCGACTTCgcgatgttgatgactacgagctgcaagattacataagcatggcatctgacttgcaggcgaaatttgaGATAGTCTGTGATGGTTTGTTGGAGGTGGATCATGCCAGCGTTGATGAGGATCTTCAGACAAGTTTTGAGTCAACTATTAGGCAGCTACGGCTGTCCCTTCAACGCGAGCGCGGAAATCGAAGCAAGGTTCAGCAGATTCCGCATTGTTCCACCTTCAATTCAGCCGCAGCCGATGACTCGCGTTCTACCTTTGTTGTTCCAAACCACTCTCGATtgcctcaacttaaattgccggagtttagtggaggctacacagaatgggccgattTCTCGAACCTGTTCACCACGGTCATTGacaaggatccgtatttgaccaacattgaaaaactccagcatctacggtcatgccttaaaggaacagcgctggatacaattcgctcattggaaatttcaaacgcaaattatgctgccgctttagaactgcttgataagcgttttaataacaagcgtcttatttttcaggcacacatctcTGAAATTTTGGGTTTGAGAAAGGTGGACAAGGGCGCGACTGCACAGCTGCGCGAATTTTCAGATAAGCTCAACTCTCATCTACGtgctttaaaatcgatgggcagtGTGGAACAGATCGCCGGTTGCGTCATAGTACATACGTTGCTGCAAAAACTAGATAGCGTTACGCAGGCTAGCTGGGAGGATGATGCGCcgttggacgtcataccatcatGCGAGCGGTTTACAACCTTCATAGAGAGGCGTTGccaaaggctggaaaatgcggaTCACGCTACGGCAATGTACACGCCTAGCTCCCAGGTGGGCCAGAACAACAGTAGTAGAAGAACGTTTGTAGTGACTAGGAATGGAAcgagtgcttgtgtgttttgtgaagTCGCAGGCCactctatttataaatgtttgcaattcgcAAATTTATCGCCCTTGCTGCGCCTTCACGAAGCCAAGCGGCTTGCGCTGTGCCTAAACTGCCTGCAAAGGGgacatcagctgagagtcTGCGGCTCCAGCGCTTGCAGAGTTTGTGGAAGCAAACATCATAGCTTGTTGCATCTTGGCAACACAAGCAGTCACATCGCTGCTTCTAGCCCAAACAATGCTCAAGATACCGAAACTTATTCGTCATCCCAAAACACCTTGGCGGCACTTTTATCTTCGCCTCTCACTACCGCCCAGCATCTCAAGCACGATGTGGTCCTGCTTGCCACTGCCGTCATCAACGTGAAAAATCGCGCTGGCTCCTTGGTGCCTTGCCGTGCGTTGCTCGACTCTGGGTCGCAgttgcacatcatcacctctcgtcttgctcatcagctccagctgcgcaaattcaagtcaacagtaatcgtctctggcattggtgatgcagcATTTGCGTCCGATGGGTTTTCGgtcaacatcaatgtcaaatCTCGAGTGTCGGAGTACTCCACATGCATCCCGGCCTTGATTGCACCATCCATCACCGATAATCAGCCTGGCTTCACTCTTGACCCTGCATCATGGAACATTCcatcaaatatacaactagctgatcctgaattctttaaatctcagcaaatcgaCATGTTGATTGGAGCCAGTCTGTTCTTCGATCTGCTATGCGTCGGCCAGATTAAACTAGCTGCTGGACTGCCGATATTGCAAAAGACTCGCCTTGGTTGGGTGGCTACGGGAGGTGCCTCACATGCTGGAAAATCATCATTCATGGCCATGAGATCAATGGAgaatccagatctgctggtTGACTCGCATCTGCAGCCTAATACACAGATTGATGAATTAATCCGTCGTTTTTGGGAATTGGAATGCTGCACCGACCCTGAGTCCTTACCAAACAAGGAGGAACGCGACTGtgaggcacactttcaggccaattttAAACGTCTGTCGACTGGCgactattcagttcgtttaccgcTACGTCTAGGCATGTATCCgctgggtgactcctatcaacaggcgGTTCGTCGATTCCTGAACTTAGAAAGAAAACTAGACCGTAATCCACTATTGAAACCccagtatgcagcatttatcaaggaGTATCTTGACTTGGGTCACATGTCACTTGTTACCTCagctgcactgggccaatGCAAGTACTACctgccacatcactgcgtgctgaaggaggatagcactacaaccaagctaagggtcgtgtttgatggctcagcagttactacctctggacactcgctgaatgatgcactgatggcaGGTCCTACCATCCAACCGAAGCTGTTTTCGATACTGATGCGGTTTCGTACATTTGCAGTCGCCCTGACAGgcgatatatgcaaaatgtatcgatgcgtacgagtcgaacccgcagacagttattttcaatgtatCTTGTGGCGTGAGtctcagcatcagaagatacagatttacaaattagacaccgtcacctacggcacaaaaccagcatcgtttctctcagtgcgagctatgcaccaactggccatggatgagcagaaAACTTTCCCTATTGGCTCTGACATTGTTAAAAGAGATTTCTACGTGGATGACCTCATTTCTGGTGGTAGCTGTGTTCAAGAAGCAATTGAGATATTGAAACAAACATCTGGACTACTCGCCAAGGGGAACTTTAGGCTGCGCAAATGGTGTTCTAGCGACACATCTGTACTCCAAAACATACCGGAAGAGGATAGAGAAACGCTGCTTAAGTTTGACGATGGCAGTGACATCACGAAAACGTTAGGCCTCGTTTGGGATCCCGCTTCAGACTGTTTCCTTTTCTCCTTCTCTCCACTGAGGTTGCCCTCCAGACTGACAAAACGGTCAATACTCTCCGCAATTGCTCGCTTTTACGACCcccttggtcttgttggtcccgtaataacaaaatcgaaaatttttatgCAGGATCTCTGGAGAGAAAGGCTGGACTGGGATGAGAGCCTGCCCgtacacttaagcacagcctGGGTCAACTTCTGCGCTGATTTTGAGTATACTCAGCAATTCCAGTATCCCCGTCGAGCACTCTCATCAGACAGTACAGTGGAGATTCACGgattttgtgatgccagcctaAGCGCTTATGGAGCATGCGTCTATACAGTCTCAAAGTGCAATGGCAACACCAGCGTGCGTCTCTTAtgctccaaatcgcgtgtCGCGCCTGTGAAAACCATCACGGTACCAAAGCTGGAACTCTGCGGAGCTGCATTACTGGCTCAACTTCTCagcgaaatatgccaaatgaaagTGTTCGACTGTCGGTATTACTGTTGGTCAGACTCTGCCGTGACTTTGGCTTGGATTCGCAATGATGCTTCGAAATTCAATGTTTTCGTTGCCAACCGAGTCGCAGCCATCCAAGAGCTCACCACTGGAATGGAATGGCATCATATTCCCACCGAATTAAACCCGGCGGATATAATTTCACGAGGAGCGCTGCCTAGTGAGCTCTTCCGGTCTCCATTATGGGCCCATGGTCCGAGTTTTCTCAGTAAGGGAAAGGAAGAGTGGCCTGCCTCCTGTGTACCTGTCGAATCCTTACCAGAACTTCGACACAAGGTACTCCTCGGAACTGCAGCGCAACCGGATCTCTCGATTGGTTGCAAGTTCATCAATTCGTTTTCCAAGCTGCAGCGGGTCTTTGcttatgtttacaaatttgtaaatcgaATCCGAGGAGCTGAACTAACCGTTGACCACTTGCATCATGGCACACATTGGTTGCTgcggtcagtgcaaatggctaCTCTCAGCGATGACTACAAGGCATTGAAGGAAGGAAGGCATGTCAAACCGTCTAGCTCAATGGCCTCTCTTGCACCATTCCTTGACGACTTCGGCCTACTTCGCATCGGTGGACGGCTGAAAAACTCGTCGTTGGACTTCTCAGCGCGAcatccgattatattgccCCGTCAGCATCCTGTGACGCGAGCAATCATAGTTTACTTTCATAAACGAAACTTACACGCTGGACCTCGCGCTTTATTGTCTTCGATTCGGCTCCAgtactggcccattggcggtcgAAAAACAGTCTCCagtattgttgccaaatgcataatctgttttcgtgccaagccacgattggccgagcatataatggcagacctaccagctgatcgtctTAATACATCGTATCCCTTTATGGTCACTGGCGTTGAttactgtggaccattttACTACAAGAACGAAGTGCGCAACAGGCCACCAGTGAAATGCTATATCAGtctgttcatatgcttcgctacaaagGCGGTGCACTTAGAGCTTGTAAAGGACTTGTCCACAACATCGTTTCTAAACGCCCTAAAACGTTTCATCCTGACTCGCTCTCGACcttcaaggatctggtctgacaatgcgacaaacttcGTAGGTGCCAAGAACGAACTAGCAGATCTGAACCGCCTGTTCCTGAGAGACGAGCATGTCAAGGCCGTTAACGAGTTTTGCCTAACCGAATCAATTGAATGGTTGTTCATCCCTCCTCGCTCTCCGCACTTTGGTGGACTATGGGAAGCCGCTGTGAAGACTGCTAAGCACCACTTTTATCGATCTGTTTGCTCTTCCATTTTGGATTTCGATTCGCTGC agcatccaggtgatcttgacgtcttgacacccgcacacttCCTGGGTACAGCGCCATCTTCATCATACATTGAGCCCGATCTAAGGCAGCTTAACTTCAATcggcttaattattttcagcgcgtcacatatctccaacaagtattctgggcccgttggcgcgaagagtatttgacgcttcttcaacagcgctccaaatggcgcactCCTCAGCCTGGACTCTCCATTAACGATGTTGTCCTTGTAAAGGATGAGAATCTACCGCCGCTGAAGTGGCCACTCGCCAGAGTGCAAGAGCTGATCTCTGGATCTGATGGGGTATCCAGAGTTGCTGTGCTTCAAACTGCGACTGGAGTCATACGTAGAGCTGTACgaaagctgtgtttgctgcccaaacaggatgatgttgaaagcccttgccttccaacggggggagaatgtttggtcaagtaa
- the LOC6631372 gene encoding uncharacterized protein isoform X2 has product MSSMADFVLQFLRRTKSGFMELFGQRRLTGTEQQSEDFVPELLDMRQLELREQAQEMEMDLYTISSSDDDEVEYYIYNQDENINTTREIDLTAKKFVRPPVGYHCK; this is encoded by the coding sequence ATGTCCTCGATGGCTGATTTTGTGCTGCAGTTTTTGCGCCGCACAAAGAGTGGCTTCATGGAGCTGTTCGGACAACGTCGTCTGACGGGCACGGAGCAGCAGTCCGAAGACTTTGTGCCCGAGCTGTTGGATATGCGTCAGCTGGAATTGCGTGAACAAGCAcaggaaatggaaatggatcTATATACCATCTCGTCCAGTGATGATGACGAGGTGGAATACTATATCTATAACCAAGACGAAAACATCAACACCACTCGCGAAATAGATCTTACTGCCAAAAAGTTCGTACGCCCGCCCGTTGGCTACCATTGCAAATAG
- the LOC116651798 gene encoding uncharacterized protein isoform X2: protein MRKQSKSMLNGGYTSNTAKTIISNGYVKEKVSNSVDSLNRENSQALAQRQQINGQYYNQRNVTCVDSVAQPASPDLGDNVPHASWRCHKHRANLSRLKLPFAQKPKKQQLQPLQPHRQEQTHNNRSQQQQQRQGPLPGAANQWYALSNRVHKHGTTIEMLYTGLTVPQPREQLDVRAIPGVTHVTMELPAGVLPNIRNSTPDMPSLINAMDFFRCPERHPPAPGMGPSTTIQVIPKDNNNNVNPTNIDSIEVMPLSCARAAPLKRSSLNVAFQSYSLMQLEVDEGQSQEPGRLVMDAEISPTYMLTTHQQLRLQAAIMQENVPLADALLPIVEDLYEEHEQLDRAGLQLLPAPTPLPYGTMRFHYGQPSSMASAKPVALPKARPARLPDPVSQQCQDAGQRRAIPENGTVDYETINGTIMALDPYGNYQPMLFSDWCKTKSNNSK, encoded by the exons AtgcgtaaacaaagcaaaagtaTGCTAAATGGCGGATACACAAGCAACACCGCCAAGACCATTATTTCCAATGGTTATGTCAAAGAAAAAGTTAGCAACAGTGTTGATAGTCTTAATAGAGAAAACAGTCAAGCTCTTGCTCAAAGGCAACAAATCAATGGGCAGTACTATAATCAACGGAACGTAACTTGCGTCGACAGTGTTGCACAACCTGCGTCGCCCGATTTGGGCGACAACGTGCCACATGCGTCATGGCGCTGCCACAAGCATCGAGCAAACCTTTCAAGACTGAAGCTGCCCTTCGCTCAAAAGCCAAAgaaacagcaactgcagccgctgcagccaCATCGACAGGAACAGACTCATAACAATCGAagtcagcaacagcagcagcgccag GGGCCACTGCCGGGCGCTGCAAATCAGTGGTATGCGCTCAGCAATCGTGTCCATAAGCACGGCACCACCATCGAGATGTTGTACACTGGTCTAACCGTGCCGCAGCCAAGGGAGCAGCTCGATGTGCGTGCCATACCGGGAGTCACACACGTGACCATGGAGCTGCCGGCAGGGGTGTTGCCCAACATCAGAAATAGTACTCCAGACATGCCGTCCCTGATAAACGCCATGGATTTCTTTAGGTGCCCCGAGCGTCATCCACCCGCTCCAGGCATGGGGCCCAGCACGACCATTCAGGTCATACccaaggacaacaacaacaacgttaaCCCAACCAACATAGACAGCATTGAGGTGATGCCGTTGAGCTGTGCTCGGGCTGCACCCTTGAAGCGCAGCTCATTGAATGTGGCCTTTCAGAGCTACAGCCTGATGCAGCTAGAAGTCGATGAGGGCCAGTCCCAGGAGCCGGGCAGATTGGTCATGGATGCGGAAATATCGCCAACGTATATGCTAACCACACATCAGCAGCTGCGCCTGCAGGCGGCCATCATGCAGGAAAATGTGCCGCTGGCCGATGCTCTGCTGCCCATCGTGGAGGATTTGTATGAGGAGCACGAGCAGCTGGATCGTGCTGGGCTCCAATTGTTGCCAGCTCCAACACCACTGCCATATGGCACCATGCGGTTTCACTACGGCCAGCCGTCAAGTATGGCCAGCGCAAAGCCTGTCGCCTTGCCGAAAGCAAGGCCGGCTCGGCTGCCAGATCCTGTGAGCCAACAGTGCCAGGATGCGGGCCAAAGACGAGCCATACCGGAAAATGGGACCGTCGATTATGAGACCATTAATGGTACTATCATGGCACTAGATCCATATGGAAACTATCAACCAATGCTGTTTTCGGATTGGTGTAAGacaaagagcaacaacagcaaatag